From a single Mycosarcoma maydis chromosome 2, whole genome shotgun sequence genomic region:
- a CDS encoding uncharacterized protein (alternatively spliced), with amino-acid sequence MTATSSYIPPSFGHPGCTRLAAMPLVVTAAAAAATRRSMLASKRKPARMLTGSATRASLESPIFCRSLARSLSPRISCVGIRTLSTTCLRLNKAQAPATCPAPSDSKVLATYDGPLARTFTRLKLFSLGSLGLATILTPILLLAPGEISMAGRLGLSLTALATSGVSTALIAWIGTPYVGTMRLLEPNRNQVIMELNTVSWRLRPQRTLVYQPEFLRPTSRPFATWEITNNPSALCLDDAHKMHIKIAETFDVKSGTSLGEWMVKYDTHANQTTQTDRAKAVANVQVRGKPTRYFNVHEELLDENWQVLG; translated from the coding sequence TGCACACGCTTGGCTGCGATGCCTCTGGTTGTcacggcggcggcggcggctgcgaCCAGACGATCGATGCTCGCCTCGAAGCGCAAACCGGCACGCATGCTGACAGGttcagcgacgagagcCAGTCTGGAATCGCCCATCTTCTGCCGCTCTCTAGCACGCAGCTTGAGTCCTAGGATCTCATGCGTTGGCATTCGAACGTTGAGCACCACCTGCTTGCGTCTCAACAAGGCGCAAGCTCCAGCCACCTGCCCCGCTCCATCCGACAGCAAAGTACTGGCGACGTACGACGGGCCGCTTGCACGAACATTTACGCGGCTCAAACTGTTTtcgctcggctcgctcgGTCTGGCTACGATCCTGACACCGatcctgctgcttgcaccCGGCGAAATCTCGATGGCAGGACGGTTGGGACTCTCACTCACAGCGCTTGCCACGTCCGGCGTGTCAACCGCGCTAATCGCGTGGATTGGAACCCCGTACGTCGGCACGATGCGACTACTCGAACCCAACCGCAACCAAGTCATCATGGAACTCAACACCGTCTCATGGAGACTCAGACCTCAACGTACACTCGTGTATCAGCCCGAATTCCTACGTCCCACTTCGCGACCCTTCGCCACTTGGGAAATCACCAACAATCCCTCTGCCCTCTGTCTCGACGATGCACACAAGATGCACATCAAGATCGCGGAAACATTCGATGTCAAATCAGGTACCAGTCTGGGCGAATGGATGGTAAAGTACGACACGCATGCAAACCAAACCACGCAAACAGATCGGGCCAAAGCAGTAGCCAACGTCCAAGTGAGAGGCAAGCCAACGAGGTACTTTAACGTGCACGAGGAGCTGTTGGACGAGAATTGGCAGGTGCTCGGTTAG